From a region of the Sporosarcina ureilytica genome:
- a CDS encoding transposase, whose product MKRNRYSSEVKWAVVKDKLSGNFTDKEILERHGIKNRAQIASWMKWYKNNETYRFDQPIGQQYAYGFRYDFKNGQERQDHQLSQLKMENEVLKKYLEIKRGLEKKR is encoded by the coding sequence TTGAAAAGAAACAGATATTCAAGTGAAGTTAAATGGGCTGTTGTGAAAGATAAATTAAGTGGTAACTTTACAGATAAAGAGATTTTAGAGAGGCATGGAATCAAAAATAGAGCGCAAATTGCAAGCTGGATGAAGTGGTATAAAAACAATGAAACTTATCGCTTTGATCAACCAATCGGCCAACAGTATGCCTATGGTTTTCGTTATGATTTCAAGAATGGACAAGAGAGACAAGATCATCAGCTATCTCAATTGAAAATGGAGAATGAAGTGCTAAAAAAGTATTTAGAGATAAAAAGG